Proteins encoded within one genomic window of Sporolactobacillus pectinivorans:
- a CDS encoding helix-turn-helix transcriptional regulator produces the protein MKTVKEVSELLDVSKQTIHYHLKSLPSNLKVNKVGNKSLIDDNTIDYLKTILNKKTTKESTKFDEKSTNKTESLNNQYSSYIDKYIEHLESEIRQKNRQIDDLTIALKQEQSLNLNSQNILSNTKKIETDNIDSKEDIITPKASKKNEQKQSIFSKLFKKK, from the coding sequence ATGAAAACTGTAAAGGAAGTTTCTGAACTTTTAGATGTCTCTAAACAAACAATTCATTATCATTTAAAAAGTTTACCTTCAAATTTGAAGGTAAACAAAGTAGGTAACAAATCATTAATAGATGATAATACAATAGATTATCTAAAAACAATTTTAAATAAAAAAACGACAAAAGAATCGACAAAATTTGATGAAAAATCGACAAACAAAACAGAATCATTAAATAACCAATATAGCAGTTATATCGATAAATACATAGAGCATTTAGAATCAGAAATTCGACAAAAGAATCGACAAATTGACGATTTAACAATTGCATTAAAACAAGAACAATCTTTGAATTTAAATAGCCAAAATATATTAAGTAATACCAAAAAAATAGAAACTGATAATATAGATTCAAAAGAAGATATCATTACTCCAAAAGCATCAAAAAAAAATGAACAAAAACAATCTATCTTTTCTAAACTATTCAAAAAAAAATAA